In the Advenella kashmirensis WT001 genome, one interval contains:
- a CDS encoding branched-chain amino acid ABC transporter permease yields MNSDLILIALLDGLSYAGLLFLVSLGLTLIFGVMGILNVAHGAFYAYGGYAAATLIAVYAPTTESALLPLLSLFLVAIIVGIILGSVVEFVLIRRTHGYDPILKLLLTFGAFLIFEDLQKFIWGAQPYTASEVVGRLGNIEMGNITYTTYQLLIIPGTALIAYVVLVYFLRYTRLGKQIVAITHNSEVATAMGINARRISYFTFVIGTILGVLGGALASPTTSLVPGVGADMVVLSFAVVATAGLGQITGALIAAILIGVIRSFSIYLAPEVEVAVPYIIMVLVLIFRPNGLFKVAQARTI; encoded by the coding sequence ATGAATTCGGATTTAATCCTGATCGCTTTACTGGACGGTCTGTCATACGCCGGCCTGCTCTTTCTGGTGTCGCTCGGGCTCACGCTGATCTTTGGCGTGATGGGCATTCTCAACGTCGCCCACGGCGCATTCTATGCCTATGGCGGCTATGCAGCTGCAACGCTCATCGCCGTGTATGCGCCAACCACAGAGTCGGCACTGCTGCCCTTGCTCTCGCTGTTTCTGGTGGCCATTATTGTCGGCATCATACTGGGCTCGGTTGTCGAATTTGTGCTGATACGCAGGACGCATGGCTACGACCCCATTCTGAAACTGCTGCTGACATTCGGCGCCTTTCTGATCTTTGAGGATCTGCAAAAATTCATCTGGGGCGCGCAGCCCTATACCGCCAGCGAAGTTGTGGGGCGCCTGGGAAATATAGAGATGGGCAACATCACCTATACAACCTACCAATTATTGATTATCCCCGGCACCGCCCTCATTGCGTACGTGGTCCTGGTCTATTTTCTCAGGTACACCAGGCTTGGCAAACAGATTGTTGCCATTACCCATAACAGCGAAGTGGCCACTGCAATGGGCATCAATGCCAGGCGCATCAGCTATTTCACATTTGTCATCGGCACCATTCTGGGCGTGCTGGGCGGGGCGCTTGCATCGCCTACCACTTCGCTGGTTCCCGGCGTGGGCGCCGATATGGTGGTCCTGTCCTTTGCGGTGGTCGCCACCGCCGGGCTGGGGCAGATTACCGGCGCACTGATTGCCGCAATACTGATAGGCGTCATACGGTCATTCTCTATCTACCTGGCGCCGGAAGTGGAAGTGGCTGTGCCTTACATCATCATGGTGCTGGTCCTGATATTCAGGCCCAACGGATTATTCAAAGTAGCACAGGCCAGAACAATATGA
- a CDS encoding branched-chain amino acid ABC transporter permease, with protein sequence MKIYILSLVSALFVLLCGYLVPWTITPLIIGLTYAIAALGISVMLRAGQVSFGHAMYASVAAYSIAFISRMRPETDVIVLIVCSVVIATLFSALIGIFVVRYRGIFFGMLNLALSMVLFALTTKFYDITGGTDGIRVSRPTVAGIALERSAFEFTLMCIALAGSLLIAWAVQRYFRSGNGQALAAIKTNETRLEYLGISPRHVLWKGYILSGAVVGFSGAILALVQGLVTPDVGTWLRSAEYVYITILGGAAHVSGAFIGAAIFETVKLISSAYFPGFWQAILGLTLILVIFVVPNGVVARS encoded by the coding sequence ATGAAAATTTATATACTCAGTCTGGTCTCGGCACTGTTTGTGCTGCTCTGCGGCTACCTGGTACCCTGGACCATCACGCCCCTGATTATCGGCCTGACTTATGCCATTGCCGCGCTGGGCATTTCAGTGATGCTGCGCGCCGGCCAGGTGTCATTCGGGCATGCCATGTATGCATCGGTCGCCGCTTACAGCATTGCCTTTATCTCCCGGATGCGACCCGAGACCGATGTCATCGTGCTCATCGTGTGCAGCGTGGTGATCGCCACCTTGTTCAGCGCCTTGATCGGCATTTTTGTTGTCCGGTACCGGGGTATTTTCTTCGGTATGCTCAATCTTGCCTTAAGCATGGTGTTGTTTGCTCTCACTACCAAATTCTACGACATTACCGGTGGCACCGACGGCATCCGTGTGAGCAGACCGACCGTTGCGGGCATTGCGCTTGAGCGAAGCGCTTTTGAATTTACGCTGATGTGCATCGCCCTGGCCGGTTCATTGCTCATTGCGTGGGCTGTACAGCGCTACTTCCGCTCGGGCAACGGCCAGGCGCTGGCAGCGATCAAGACCAACGAAACCCGACTGGAGTATCTGGGGATTTCGCCGCGCCACGTACTATGGAAGGGTTATATATTATCCGGCGCCGTGGTGGGTTTTTCCGGCGCCATCCTGGCCCTGGTGCAGGGGCTGGTCACGCCCGATGTCGGCACCTGGCTACGTTCAGCAGAGTACGTGTATATCACGATTCTGGGTGGCGCTGCCCATGTTAGCGGTGCATTTATCGGCGCCGCTATCTTTGAAACCGTCAAGCTGATTTCTTCGGCCTATTTCCCTGGTTTCTGGCAGGCCATTCTGGGACTGACGCTGATCCTGGTTATTTTCGTTGTGCCTAACGGGGTGGTAGCCAGATCATGA
- a CDS encoding ABC transporter ATP-binding protein: MEPLVKTQNLNLAFGGVVAADQINFELHEGERLAVIGQNGAGKTTFINICTGYLKPDSGTVYFAGKDITALSPRKIVRLGMGRSFQLPQLFTEHTVSECIQIAAASRNTRLSYFQPLSRLADRREVEETLELVGLSQDADALSVDLPEGKKKLLDVAMALSLRPRLLIMDEPTSGVASEDKHSLMQLVMDALEQRKVTSWFVEHDEDIVARYATRVAAWISGKIAADGSPSEVLNNPLVRSAVLGDH, translated from the coding sequence ATGGAACCACTAGTAAAGACGCAAAATCTCAATCTCGCATTTGGCGGCGTTGTCGCGGCCGATCAGATCAACTTTGAACTGCATGAGGGCGAACGGCTGGCTGTTATCGGCCAGAATGGCGCTGGCAAAACGACCTTCATTAACATCTGCACAGGGTATCTGAAGCCCGATTCGGGCACCGTCTACTTTGCCGGCAAGGACATTACCGCCCTGTCGCCCCGCAAGATTGTCCGCCTTGGCATGGGAAGATCCTTTCAGCTTCCTCAGCTGTTTACCGAACATACCGTAAGCGAATGCATTCAAATTGCAGCGGCAAGCAGAAATACCCGCCTGAGCTATTTCCAGCCATTGAGTCGTCTGGCCGACCGCCGTGAAGTAGAGGAAACACTGGAACTGGTAGGCCTGTCGCAGGATGCCGATGCGCTTTCAGTGGATCTGCCGGAGGGCAAGAAAAAATTGCTGGATGTTGCCATGGCCCTGTCGCTGCGTCCACGTCTGCTGATTATGGATGAACCGACTAGCGGTGTGGCATCGGAAGATAAGCACAGTCTGATGCAATTGGTTATGGATGCGCTTGAACAGCGCAAGGTCACCAGCTGGTTTGTCGAACATGATGAGGATATCGTGGCGCGCTATGCCACCCGCGTTGCGGCCTGGATTTCCGGAAAAATCGCCGCCGACGGCAGCCCGTCCGAGGTCCTGAACAATCCGCTGGTGCGCAGCGCCGTGCTTGGAGACCATTGA
- a CDS encoding ABC transporter ATP-binding protein, translating to MLSLNNVSVDLAGNQILRNITATFDSGLTIGIVGRNGAGKTTLLRAMMGLIKVRSGDIRFDDANLTALAGHARAALHIGYAPENRVIFPTLSVEQNLRLPCEVQNMSAGAIKARLECVLQAIPQLAPMLDRSGSALSGGQGKMVALGRAVMIGTRLLLLDEPFQGLAPRLGAEYTEALNRLKQLEPELSIVITESNIKLLGDIPNQIWNIERGEMSLYANQRITENAANDY from the coding sequence ATGCTCAGTTTGAATAACGTAAGTGTCGATCTGGCGGGCAATCAGATCCTCAGAAACATCACGGCAACGTTCGATAGCGGGTTGACCATCGGCATTGTCGGGCGCAATGGTGCAGGCAAAACCACGCTGCTGCGCGCCATGATGGGACTGATCAAGGTGCGCAGCGGCGACATCCGTTTTGATGACGCCAATCTGACCGCGCTTGCGGGTCACGCCAGAGCGGCACTGCATATTGGCTATGCGCCGGAGAACCGGGTTATTTTCCCGACATTGTCAGTGGAACAGAATCTGCGTCTGCCGTGCGAAGTACAGAACATGAGTGCCGGCGCGATAAAAGCTCGCCTGGAGTGTGTACTGCAAGCCATACCACAGCTGGCGCCCATGCTGGACCGCTCGGGGTCGGCCTTATCGGGCGGCCAGGGCAAGATGGTGGCGCTGGGACGCGCGGTAATGATCGGCACAAGACTACTGCTTCTGGACGAACCCTTTCAGGGCCTGGCGCCACGATTGGGCGCCGAGTATACCGAAGCGCTGAACCGGTTAAAGCAGCTTGAGCCCGAGCTGAGCATCGTCATTACAGAATCAAATATCAAGCTGCTGGGAGATATTCCAAATCAAATATGGAATATTGAACGCGGAGAAATGAGCTTATATGCAAATCAAAGGATAACTGAAAATGCCGCAAATGATTATTAA
- a CDS encoding SDR family oxidoreductase, translating into MAVLDKKIAIVTGAGSGFGEGIATAYINEGAKVIVADINEATARRVADALGNNASAFTVDVSNGEQVRALVAHCVDTFGAPDIVVNNAAITHKNQPMLDVDEAMFDRMFDVNVKSIYHMAQAVVPVMRQRGAGVILNIGSTAGIRPRPGLSWYNASKGAVNVLSKSMAVELGPDNIRVNAICPVMGITGMFELFMGLPDTPENRAKFISSIPLGRFSKPKDVAAAAVFLASDAAAFMTGVELPVDGGRTV; encoded by the coding sequence ATGGCTGTTCTGGATAAAAAAATCGCTATTGTCACCGGTGCTGGCAGCGGATTTGGCGAAGGCATTGCCACTGCCTATATCAATGAAGGCGCGAAGGTCATTGTGGCCGATATCAACGAAGCGACGGCCCGGCGCGTTGCCGACGCACTCGGGAACAATGCCAGTGCGTTTACGGTCGATGTCTCCAATGGCGAGCAGGTGCGGGCATTGGTCGCGCATTGCGTGGACACCTTCGGAGCCCCTGATATCGTGGTCAATAACGCCGCCATCACTCACAAGAACCAGCCCATGCTTGATGTGGACGAAGCGATGTTTGACCGGATGTTTGATGTCAACGTCAAGTCGATTTACCATATGGCCCAGGCAGTGGTTCCCGTGATGCGCCAGAGGGGCGCCGGCGTCATTCTCAATATCGGCTCAACGGCGGGGATACGCCCTCGCCCCGGCCTGAGCTGGTACAACGCGTCCAAGGGCGCGGTCAATGTGCTATCCAAATCCATGGCGGTCGAGCTGGGTCCTGACAATATCCGGGTCAATGCCATTTGCCCGGTCATGGGCATCACGGGTATGTTCGAGTTATTCATGGGTCTGCCCGACACGCCTGAAAACCGCGCCAAATTCATTTCATCCATCCCGCTGGGCCGGTTTTCCAAGCCCAAAGACGTGGCCGCAGCTGCCGTCTTCCTGGCCAGCGATGCCGCTGCGTTTATGACCGGCGTTGAATTGCCGGTTGACGGCGGCCGAACAGTATAA
- a CDS encoding zinc-dependent alcohol dehydrogenase family protein: protein MKIKAAILRAMSTQLPYAQSRPLSIEQVELDPPGDGELLVKMQASGLCHSDLSVINGDRPRGMPIVLGHEASATVVECGRGVSDLKSGDHVVMVFVPSCGCCAPCAEGRPALCIPGAVANTAGTLLSGDKRLSQDGQPLNHHTGVSCFAEYAVVSRRSCVKVNRDLSHREASLFGCAVLTGAGAVINRARLQAGDTAAIVGLGGVGLSALIAAVASGARRIVAVDLSDDKLALAKTLGATHCINPKAIKDNSELIAQAGGCVDYGFDMAGAVQAFETAYTLTKRGGATITCGLPNPRASFALPLAQLVGEERTVQGSYLGSGVPSRDIEKYIDLYVAGKLPVDKLMGQTFTLDQINEGFDHLASGNGLRDTILF from the coding sequence ATGAAAATCAAAGCTGCCATATTAAGGGCGATGAGCACGCAACTGCCCTACGCGCAAAGCCGGCCATTGAGTATTGAACAAGTGGAGCTGGACCCGCCCGGCGATGGTGAGCTGCTTGTAAAAATGCAGGCTAGCGGTCTTTGTCATTCAGACCTGTCGGTCATCAATGGCGATCGCCCCAGGGGGATGCCCATCGTGCTGGGCCATGAAGCCTCGGCCACGGTCGTCGAATGCGGGCGCGGCGTCTCCGATCTGAAGTCAGGCGATCATGTGGTGATGGTGTTCGTGCCCAGCTGCGGTTGCTGCGCACCATGCGCCGAGGGGCGACCCGCATTATGCATTCCCGGTGCCGTCGCCAATACGGCGGGCACGCTGCTGTCCGGCGACAAGCGCCTGTCCCAGGATGGCCAGCCGCTAAACCACCATACCGGTGTGTCGTGCTTTGCAGAATACGCCGTGGTTTCCCGGCGCTCCTGCGTCAAGGTCAATCGCGATCTTTCTCACAGGGAGGCATCCCTTTTCGGATGCGCCGTGCTCACCGGTGCCGGTGCCGTCATCAACCGGGCCAGACTACAGGCCGGCGATACCGCTGCCATCGTCGGGCTTGGCGGTGTCGGCCTGAGCGCCTTAATTGCGGCGGTGGCCTCTGGCGCAAGAAGGATCGTGGCGGTCGATCTGAGTGACGATAAGCTGGCGCTGGCAAAAACACTGGGGGCAACCCACTGCATTAATCCCAAAGCCATTAAGGATAATAGCGAGCTGATCGCGCAGGCCGGCGGTTGCGTAGACTATGGCTTTGACATGGCCGGTGCCGTGCAGGCGTTCGAGACAGCCTATACGCTTACCAAAAGGGGCGGGGCAACCATTACCTGCGGCCTGCCCAATCCCCGGGCCAGTTTTGCGCTGCCGCTGGCGCAACTGGTGGGCGAGGAAAGAACGGTGCAAGGCAGTTATCTGGGATCCGGCGTACCGTCGCGGGACATTGAAAAATATATAGATCTGTATGTCGCTGGAAAACTACCCGTAGACAAGCTGATGGGACAGACGTTCACACTGGACCAAATTAATGAAGGTTTTGATCACCTTGCGTCGGGTAACGGACTGAGAGACACCATCCTCTTTTAG
- a CDS encoding ABC transporter substrate-binding protein, with protein MSTNAFAQEKPAELKLGISTFLSGSASVFGVPARHAADLLISDINAAGGIDGVKIVPTYIDEGGGGEKLLSEYRRLAENGTRVFLSAISSGNCNIIAPVAEDLKTLNILWDCGTEKVLEEKEYKYVVRTQANATAEMIASVLYLLKTKPDFKTLAIVNQDYAWGRDSREIFLATLKRFKPDVRVVAEMFPKFGAADFSTEISRLQALRPDVILSTSWGGDLDNFVRQASQRNLFKNSTFVLPLAESSLERLGSALPEGVIVGARGDHYFLHPETKDDPKHQAFIKKFREKTNAYPIYSVYHMVQAIHGLKAGYEKAIKDNGGKWPSTEQVAAAMHDVQFTGFGRSLKIDRPDGQAYEAQLLGITKKVPDYPFAVLDKMVIYSGDKLTAPAGKKSMEWISTVDAAALKAEEGKQYDH; from the coding sequence ATGAGCACCAATGCCTTTGCCCAGGAAAAGCCAGCCGAGCTCAAACTGGGTATATCTACTTTTCTTTCCGGCTCTGCTTCAGTGTTCGGCGTACCGGCACGTCATGCGGCTGATCTGCTGATCAGCGACATCAATGCGGCCGGCGGCATTGACGGCGTCAAGATTGTACCTACCTATATTGACGAAGGCGGTGGTGGCGAAAAACTGCTTTCCGAGTATCGTCGCCTGGCAGAGAACGGAACCCGCGTTTTTCTTTCTGCCATTTCCAGCGGCAACTGCAACATCATTGCGCCGGTGGCCGAAGACCTGAAAACACTCAATATTTTGTGGGACTGCGGCACCGAAAAAGTACTGGAAGAGAAAGAGTATAAGTATGTGGTACGGACCCAGGCCAACGCCACGGCTGAAATGATTGCCTCTGTTCTGTACCTGCTCAAGACAAAACCGGACTTCAAGACACTGGCCATTGTCAACCAGGATTACGCCTGGGGTCGTGACTCCAGAGAGATTTTCCTGGCTACGCTCAAACGCTTCAAGCCTGACGTGCGTGTGGTGGCCGAAATGTTCCCTAAATTTGGCGCAGCCGATTTTTCTACGGAAATCAGCCGTCTGCAGGCACTGCGACCGGATGTCATTCTGTCCACATCCTGGGGCGGAGACCTGGACAACTTTGTACGCCAGGCCTCGCAGCGCAATCTGTTCAAAAACTCCACGTTCGTGCTGCCGCTGGCAGAAAGCTCGCTGGAACGCCTGGGCAGTGCCCTGCCGGAAGGCGTGATTGTCGGCGCCCGTGGCGACCACTACTTCCTGCATCCGGAAACCAAGGATGATCCGAAGCACCAGGCCTTCATCAAGAAATTTCGTGAAAAAACCAATGCCTATCCCATCTACTCGGTGTACCACATGGTGCAGGCGATCCATGGCCTGAAAGCCGGCTACGAAAAAGCCATCAAGGACAACGGCGGTAAATGGCCAAGCACCGAACAAGTGGCCGCGGCCATGCATGACGTGCAATTTACTGGCTTTGGTCGCAGCCTGAAAATTGATCGCCCCGACGGCCAGGCTTATGAGGCGCAATTGCTGGGCATTACCAAGAAAGTACCTGATTATCCGTTCGCGGTGCTGGACAAGATGGTTATCTATTCTGGCGACAAACTGACCGCACCGGCCGGTAAAAAATCCATGGAGTGGATCAGCACGGTCGATGCAGCCGCGCTCAAAGCGGAAGAAGGCAAGCAATACGATCATTGA
- a CDS encoding FAD-dependent oxidoreductase has translation MGAEGYFLPPVQGQCVLGSTYEREPAGQGCTRHGQQQIVNKLAPALAPAVLQPVIDAMAVTVPNAGSRQPVSLGEVGDNGDKAAATRAQGAQHNDAAVFAGWAGSRAVIRGRLPAFGPMRHAPGLWLACGYASHGLTWSALAGDVIAAMLGAEPVPLERDLLQAVAPR, from the coding sequence ATTGGTGCAGAAGGCTATTTTTTGCCTCCGGTACAGGGGCAATGCGTGCTGGGCAGTACCTATGAACGGGAACCGGCCGGGCAGGGATGCACCCGCCACGGTCAGCAGCAGATTGTGAACAAACTGGCGCCGGCGCTTGCGCCAGCCGTCTTGCAGCCGGTTATCGATGCCATGGCGGTGACGGTGCCCAATGCCGGATCACGGCAACCGGTCTCGTTAGGCGAGGTGGGCGACAACGGGGACAAGGCAGCTGCAACTCGCGCGCAGGGGGCACAGCATAACGATGCCGCGGTATTTGCCGGGTGGGCCGGCAGCCGGGCGGTTATTCGGGGGCGGTTGCCTGCATTCGGTCCAATGCGCCACGCGCCAGGGCTGTGGCTGGCCTGTGGCTACGCCTCCCATGGTCTGACCTGGTCTGCATTGGCAGGTGATGTTATCGCAGCCATGCTGGGTGCAGAGCCGGTTCCGCTGGAGCGAGATTTGCTGCAGGCGGTGGCGCCGCGCTGA
- a CDS encoding FAD-dependent oxidoreductase has translation MGGALDNFSVVLEQAIVHLQKSAQQANAYTALVLAADGAHVAATLLTHWQRHAPAQAQLHLVFFEDAASASSDTRSVADGASDPVPAPAHPLAEKADGARATLAALLAAFDDTGVPLLPGVHRFDAPAHRLTVTRLIGPITQTFAQLVAVVDLVLVDSSDRVAGIDHYADTVLRIAAPDLAVVAPQPVLEQLQQAIRNKGSRALTVHPLAQAWRVLLVQLHKPAKPPAASTRTAWVVGGSLAGAGVAYALALRGWQVHVTDPALAHGQRGPQAGHLAAALTPLISVDDNFKARLSRAGVYRAHQRWADFDADTIVARSGTLELARSKGHARDLLQAVQAMAYPEGWVRLIAPAQATTCAGVGVARHGAYFAKGMTVSPPNLISKLLSHPHIVCHGVQIDSLRQGAQGWQLRSHQNDEPVIVAECDTVILAAAAHTPALLAKSGLDQHTLRSGAGSRPCRRSCPWMCWPDRSCMCRRPCCRRCRPASLVQKAIFCLRYRGNACWAVPMNGNRPGRDAPATVSSRL, from the coding sequence ATGGGTGGGGCGCTGGACAACTTCAGTGTGGTGCTGGAACAGGCGATTGTGCATCTGCAAAAAAGCGCGCAGCAGGCCAACGCCTATACAGCGCTCGTGCTGGCCGCCGATGGCGCCCATGTTGCGGCGACCTTGCTGACGCACTGGCAACGCCATGCGCCGGCTCAGGCGCAGCTGCATCTGGTATTTTTTGAAGATGCCGCAAGCGCCTCGTCAGACACAAGGAGTGTGGCTGACGGCGCATCGGATCCTGTCCCTGCGCCAGCGCATCCGTTAGCAGAAAAAGCGGATGGCGCACGTGCGACTCTGGCCGCACTGCTGGCGGCCTTTGATGACACCGGGGTGCCGTTGCTGCCCGGCGTGCATCGGTTTGATGCGCCGGCGCACCGGCTCACGGTGACGCGCCTGATCGGGCCAATCACGCAGACGTTCGCGCAGCTGGTTGCTGTTGTGGATCTGGTGCTGGTCGATTCAAGCGACCGGGTCGCCGGCATTGATCACTATGCCGACACTGTGTTGCGCATTGCAGCGCCTGATCTGGCCGTGGTTGCGCCACAGCCGGTGCTTGAGCAATTGCAGCAGGCGATCAGAAACAAGGGGTCAAGGGCGCTGACTGTACATCCCTTGGCACAGGCATGGCGGGTGTTGCTGGTGCAACTGCATAAACCGGCCAAGCCGCCGGCCGCGTCCACCCGCACAGCCTGGGTGGTGGGCGGCAGTCTGGCCGGTGCAGGCGTGGCCTATGCGCTGGCGTTGCGTGGCTGGCAGGTGCACGTGACTGATCCGGCGCTGGCCCATGGTCAGCGGGGTCCTCAGGCAGGCCATCTTGCCGCTGCCCTCACGCCGCTTATTTCCGTTGACGATAATTTCAAGGCGCGACTGAGCCGGGCAGGCGTGTATCGCGCCCATCAGCGCTGGGCGGATTTTGATGCCGACACCATTGTCGCGCGTAGCGGCACGCTGGAACTGGCGCGCAGCAAAGGACATGCTCGTGACCTGTTGCAGGCGGTGCAGGCCATGGCCTATCCTGAAGGGTGGGTCCGTCTGATCGCGCCAGCGCAGGCTACCACGTGCGCCGGAGTCGGTGTCGCACGGCATGGTGCGTACTTTGCCAAAGGCATGACGGTTTCACCGCCCAATCTGATCAGCAAGCTGCTGTCCCATCCCCATATTGTCTGCCATGGCGTGCAGATTGATTCGCTGCGTCAAGGGGCGCAAGGCTGGCAACTGCGTTCTCATCAGAATGACGAACCCGTGATTGTGGCCGAATGCGATACCGTTATCCTGGCCGCTGCGGCTCATACGCCGGCGCTGCTGGCCAAGAGTGGCCTGGACCAGCATACCCTGCGGTCAGGCGCCGGCAGTCGACCCTGCCGGCGATCATGTCCATGGATGTGCTGGCCGGACAGGTCATGCATGTGCCGGCGACCCTGTTGCCGCAGGTGCCGGCCAGCGTCATTGGTGCAGAAGGCTATTTTTTGCCTCCGGTACAGGGGCAATGCGTGCTGGGCAGTACCTATGAACGGGAACCGGCCGGGCAGGGATGCACCCGCCACGGTCAGCAGCAGATTGTGA